The following coding sequences lie in one Oncorhynchus kisutch isolate 150728-3 linkage group LG17, Okis_V2, whole genome shotgun sequence genomic window:
- the fance gene encoding Fanconi anemia group E protein isoform X2 → MDTNTLLLRFDGRSRLLLRSLLSGATGARRGLWVFQRQRRSDPDRCLHTCLETLCQQEICLNSDAQTLTTKPLVCLFPVAFQRSLVSFLHLTHPLHPRTSVLNLLDCLSQGEHAPNPWVSALVVQLRRDLGAPGGKEPLITPQCRERLRGLCERLRDSGGGGDDKATGWALCLGGPIEPQLSSSSQGGLDVVPKRKSSCVDLDSEPEDDVGQQRKRMRISVSPVDTERSCSSLEYVVGTEGLKDEMETDRVVGVIPEPAVEPQPAAGSPSDALPENVKASIPQIKEILESEMEWDQSSVDIFKVLNDCDPSQVLSLSEPASRCLVTAVTSLCSRYPRPTCHALIGLVLEEGQTGSAQAELLNRLIEDCLDPHFRLLVFQMTIKGIWCEGLLSVIHALLDKKLELNEELFTLFTDQLSSQAPHFTKSMKYAKMMLTVLTKYNTHVTVAHKHTLSCCLSSNETFLKKSLQAALKRIKHS, encoded by the exons ATGGACACAAATACTTTGTTGCTCCGGTTTGATGGACGCTCCCGGTTGCTGCTCCGTTCTTTACTCTCGGGAGCTACTGGTGCCCGTCGAGGTCTGTGGGTGTTCCAGCGGCAGCGAAGGTCAGACCCGGACCGCTGCCTACACACCTGTCTCGAGACTCTTTGCCAGCAGGAAATATGCCTGAACAGTGATGCTCAGACCCTGACAAC CAAACCACTCGTGTGCCTATTTCCAGTTGCCTTCCAACGGAGCCTCGTgtccttcctccatctcacccacCCTTTGCATCCCCGGACCAGTGTCCTTAACCTGCTAGACTGCCTCAGCCAGGGGGAGCATGCCCCAAACCCCTGGGTGTCTGCCCTAGTCGTACAGCTCCGGAGAGACCTGGGAGCCCCTGGGGGGAAGGAGCCTCTAATCACCCCCCAGTGCAGAGAAAGACTAAGGGGACTATGTGAGCGTCTGagggatagtggtggtggtggtgatgataaaGCAACAGGATGGGCCTTGTGTTTAGGTGGACCAATAGAGCCACAACTGTCCTCATCCTCACAGGGTGGGCTAGATGTGGTTCCGAAGAGGAAGAGCAGCTGTGTGGATCTGGACTCAGAACCTGAGGACGACGTCGGACAGCAGCGTAAGAGGATGAGGATAAGTGTCTCTCCTGTGGACACTGAGAGGAGTTGTAGCAGTTTGGAGTATGTGGTGGGAACGGAGGGTTTGAAGGATGAGATGGAGACGGACCGGGTGGTTGGTGTCATCCCAGAACCAGCTGTGGAACCGCAGCCAGCAGCAGGGAGTCCAAGTGATGCCCTGCCTGAGAATGTAAAG GCTTCTATCCCTCAAATCAAGGAAATTTTGGAAAGTGAGATGGAG TGGGACCAGAGCTCAGTGGATATCTTCAAGGTGCTGAACGACTGTGACCCCTCCCAG GTTCTGTCCCTTTCTGAACCTGCCTCACGCTGTCTAGTCACAGCTGTGACGTCACTATGCAGTCGCTACCCCAGGCCAACCTGCCACGCTCTGATTGGACTAGTCCTGGAGGAAGGGCAGACAG GCAGTGCACAGGCTGAACTGCTCAACAGATTGATAGAAGACTGCCTGGATCCCCACTTCAGACTGCTGGTGTTTCA AATGACAATCAAAGGGATTTGGTGTGAAGGACTGCTGTCTGTCATTCATGCCCTGCTGGACAAGAAG TTGGAGCTGAATGAAGAGCTGTTCACACTCTTCACTGACCAGCTAAGCTCCCAGGCACCTCACTTCACCAAGTCCATGAAGTATGCCAAGATGATGCTCACTGTGCTGACCAAGTATAACACGCAT GTAACTGtggctcacaaacacacactgtcctgctgcTTGTCCTCCAATGAGACATTCTTGAAGAAGTCTCTTCAAGCTGCCCTGAAGAGAATCAAACATTCATGA
- the fance gene encoding Fanconi anemia group E protein isoform X1 — protein MDTNTLLLRFDGRSRLLLRSLLSGATGARRGLWVFQRQRRSDPDRCLHTCLETLCQQEICLNSDAQTLTTKPLVCLFPVAFQRSLVSFLHLTHPLHPRTSVLNLLDCLSQGEHAPNPWVSALVVQLRRDLGAPGGKEPLITPQCRERLRGLCERLRDSGGGGDDKATGWALCLGGPIEPQLSSSSQGGLDVVPKRKSSCVDLDSEPEDDVGQQRKRMRISVSPVDTERSCSSLEYVVGTEGLKDEMETDRVVGVIPEPAVEPQPAAGSPSDALPENVKASIPQIKEILESEMEWDQSSVDIFKVLNDCDPSQVEILCRMLNLSEMPEQTLPQLCSCLLELSPDLSHSTAATLIKSLLLGKVLSLSEPASRCLVTAVTSLCSRYPRPTCHALIGLVLEEGQTGSAQAELLNRLIEDCLDPHFRLLVFQMTIKGIWCEGLLSVIHALLDKKLELNEELFTLFTDQLSSQAPHFTKSMKYAKMMLTVLTKYNTHVTVAHKHTLSCCLSSNETFLKKSLQAALKRIKHS, from the exons ATGGACACAAATACTTTGTTGCTCCGGTTTGATGGACGCTCCCGGTTGCTGCTCCGTTCTTTACTCTCGGGAGCTACTGGTGCCCGTCGAGGTCTGTGGGTGTTCCAGCGGCAGCGAAGGTCAGACCCGGACCGCTGCCTACACACCTGTCTCGAGACTCTTTGCCAGCAGGAAATATGCCTGAACAGTGATGCTCAGACCCTGACAAC CAAACCACTCGTGTGCCTATTTCCAGTTGCCTTCCAACGGAGCCTCGTgtccttcctccatctcacccacCCTTTGCATCCCCGGACCAGTGTCCTTAACCTGCTAGACTGCCTCAGCCAGGGGGAGCATGCCCCAAACCCCTGGGTGTCTGCCCTAGTCGTACAGCTCCGGAGAGACCTGGGAGCCCCTGGGGGGAAGGAGCCTCTAATCACCCCCCAGTGCAGAGAAAGACTAAGGGGACTATGTGAGCGTCTGagggatagtggtggtggtggtgatgataaaGCAACAGGATGGGCCTTGTGTTTAGGTGGACCAATAGAGCCACAACTGTCCTCATCCTCACAGGGTGGGCTAGATGTGGTTCCGAAGAGGAAGAGCAGCTGTGTGGATCTGGACTCAGAACCTGAGGACGACGTCGGACAGCAGCGTAAGAGGATGAGGATAAGTGTCTCTCCTGTGGACACTGAGAGGAGTTGTAGCAGTTTGGAGTATGTGGTGGGAACGGAGGGTTTGAAGGATGAGATGGAGACGGACCGGGTGGTTGGTGTCATCCCAGAACCAGCTGTGGAACCGCAGCCAGCAGCAGGGAGTCCAAGTGATGCCCTGCCTGAGAATGTAAAG GCTTCTATCCCTCAAATCAAGGAAATTTTGGAAAGTGAGATGGAG TGGGACCAGAGCTCAGTGGATATCTTCAAGGTGCTGAACGACTGTGACCCCTCCCAG GTAGAGATCTTATGTAGGATGCTGAATTTGTCTGAGATGCCAGAACAGACCCTACCTCAGCTCTGTAGCTGCCTGCTAGAACTCTCTCCTGATCTCAGTCACAGCACAGCAGCCACACTCATCAAGAGTCTCCTGCTGGGAAAG GTTCTGTCCCTTTCTGAACCTGCCTCACGCTGTCTAGTCACAGCTGTGACGTCACTATGCAGTCGCTACCCCAGGCCAACCTGCCACGCTCTGATTGGACTAGTCCTGGAGGAAGGGCAGACAG GCAGTGCACAGGCTGAACTGCTCAACAGATTGATAGAAGACTGCCTGGATCCCCACTTCAGACTGCTGGTGTTTCA AATGACAATCAAAGGGATTTGGTGTGAAGGACTGCTGTCTGTCATTCATGCCCTGCTGGACAAGAAG TTGGAGCTGAATGAAGAGCTGTTCACACTCTTCACTGACCAGCTAAGCTCCCAGGCACCTCACTTCACCAAGTCCATGAAGTATGCCAAGATGATGCTCACTGTGCTGACCAAGTATAACACGCAT GTAACTGtggctcacaaacacacactgtcctgctgcTTGTCCTCCAATGAGACATTCTTGAAGAAGTCTCTTCAAGCTGCCCTGAAGAGAATCAAACATTCATGA